A region from the Rubrivirga sp. SAORIC476 genome encodes:
- a CDS encoding Smr/MutS family protein translates to MPLPRLDDDGQSVTLDLHGVRVADALDLAHSVVVQAARYGRHTVRLIHGTSTADRGVAQTIKGALHDALEEGAFDRHVTSSFRGEGMLTLGIAPAPSPRPGRLRLADLR, encoded by the coding sequence ATGCCCCTCCCCCGCCTCGACGACGACGGCCAGTCGGTCACCCTCGACCTACACGGCGTGCGCGTCGCCGACGCGCTCGACCTGGCCCACTCGGTCGTCGTGCAGGCCGCCCGGTATGGGCGGCACACGGTCCGCCTCATCCACGGCACCTCCACGGCGGATCGGGGCGTCGCGCAGACCATCAAGGGCGCCCTCCACGACGCGCTGGAAGAGGGGGCCTTCGACCGCCACGTAACCTCTAGCTTTCGCGGCGAAGGAATGCTGACGCTCGGCATCGCGCCCGCACCGAGCCCGCGTCCCGGCCGCCTCCGCCTCGCCGATCTCCGCTGA
- a CDS encoding gamma-glutamyl-gamma-aminobutyrate hydrolase family protein: protein MNRPRIGVTTSLNLTESGAREQRLDLAYVRAVERAGGLPLIVPMVATDEAAEAFAALLDGLVVTGGPAVTDGLIGALPEDIDPTDPDRVASDRRILRAFLDARRPTLGICYGMQLASALAGGTIYADVETQVDGTATHSRGRGGTTHPIDLVEGTTLHRIVGRSSIEVNTRHVQALAEPGADLVISAVAPDGTIEAIERTDGTFVGVQFHPEAMDPPLDALFEDLVEKARGA, encoded by the coding sequence ATGAACCGTCCCCGTATCGGCGTCACCACGTCGCTCAACCTCACCGAATCGGGCGCTCGCGAGCAGCGCCTCGACCTCGCCTACGTGCGCGCCGTCGAGCGGGCAGGCGGCCTGCCCCTCATCGTTCCGATGGTCGCCACCGACGAGGCCGCCGAGGCGTTCGCCGCCCTGCTGGACGGCCTCGTGGTGACGGGCGGCCCGGCCGTCACGGACGGCCTCATCGGGGCGCTGCCCGAGGACATCGACCCGACCGACCCCGACCGCGTCGCGTCCGACCGGCGCATCCTGCGTGCCTTCCTCGACGCCCGGCGCCCGACCCTCGGCATCTGCTACGGCATGCAACTGGCGAGCGCGCTCGCCGGTGGCACCATCTACGCCGACGTGGAGACGCAGGTCGACGGCACCGCGACTCACAGCCGCGGCCGAGGCGGGACGACGCACCCTATCGACCTGGTCGAGGGGACGACGCTGCACCGGATCGTGGGCCGATCGTCCATCGAAGTCAACACCCGCCACGTGCAGGCGCTGGCCGAGCCCGGGGCCGACCTCGTGATCTCAGCCGTGGCCCCAGATGGCACCATCGAGGCCATCGAACGGACAGATGGGACGTTCGTGGGCGTACAGTTCCATCCAGAGGCCATGGATCCCCCGCTCGACGCGCTGTTCGAGGACCTCGTCGAAAAGGCCCGAGGCGCCTGA
- a CDS encoding plastocyanin/azurin family copper-binding protein, giving the protein MLLLGLGACAEPPGPSPEQQALFAQAVDAEVVVRAAKNAMRFETLRVEAPAGATVRLVIDNAETTSPAMVHNVVVVAAEADVERIGQEASGDRLPDDPAILTATPLAGPGERMAVVFTMPPPGEYPFICTYPGHARFMQGTLVSTP; this is encoded by the coding sequence GTGCTCCTGCTCGGCCTCGGGGCGTGCGCGGAGCCGCCCGGTCCGTCGCCGGAGCAGCAGGCGCTGTTCGCGCAAGCGGTGGACGCCGAGGTGGTGGTCCGGGCGGCGAAGAACGCGATGCGCTTCGAGACCCTCCGCGTCGAGGCGCCCGCGGGTGCCACCGTGCGCCTCGTGATCGACAACGCGGAGACGACCAGCCCCGCGATGGTCCACAACGTGGTCGTCGTGGCTGCCGAGGCAGACGTGGAGCGCATCGGGCAGGAGGCGTCGGGCGACCGGCTCCCCGACGACCCTGCGATTCTCACCGCGACGCCCCTCGCCGGGCCGGGCGAACGGATGGCGGTGGTGTTCACCATGCCCCCGCCGGGCGAGTACCCGTTCATATGCACCTACCCCGGCCACGCGCGCTTCATGCAGGGCACGCTGGTGTCGACGCCGTAG
- the ppk1 gene encoding polyphosphate kinase 1, whose protein sequence is MANAPSDETPPQPLLEAEIERDALPEPAEPVHVEAADRRDQELTLAVVPSEVPEDPSLDDPSLYFNRELSWIDFNSRVLFQAMDERVPLLERVRFVAITANNLDEFYRKRIGGLKRQLGAGVRALSPDGRTPREQLDLSTDAALAMQRELSRLWEDELRPDLAEAGVVVREYDDLEDEEQAALDRIFRETIFPILTPLAVDSGHPFPFISNLSLSLAVTLRHPTRGTEHFARLKVPTGRGRFLEVEGTDHHVVAVEDVIANNAEELFRGMEVEGVYAFRVTRNASVDRSEEEADDLLAMISEELRERKFSEVVRLEVEHHMPERVRELLCRELNLTESEDVVEVDGLLDLSGLFSLADTDRPDLKDLPWEPVVPIRLRHMVLEDDEDMFSVIRKGDLLVHHPYESFAATTQRFIEEAAEDPKVLAIKLTLYRTSQDSPIVRALIRAAEAGKQVAALVELKARFDEENNIEWAQKLERTGAHVAYGLVGLKTHAKTTLVVREEAGGLKTYAHLGTGNYNPSTARFYTDFGLFTCREDIGEDLVGLFHFLTGYAPEQEYQSLAVAPRDLRPRFVELIRREIEHAKAGRKGRIIAKMNALDDVGIIQELYKASQAGVRVDLIIRGHTRMRPGVPGVSENVRIVSIVGRFLEHSRIYYFHNGGDPDILIGSADWMRRNLDDRVEVVLPVEDETARARLKRTLKFCLDDNRQAWDLGPDGRYSLRWPAEDEPVRAFHDTLMHRAKRRTEEDDAAWSF, encoded by the coding sequence ATGGCCAACGCCCCTTCTGACGAAACGCCCCCCCAGCCTCTCCTCGAGGCCGAGATCGAACGGGACGCACTGCCGGAGCCTGCGGAGCCCGTGCATGTCGAGGCCGCGGACCGGCGGGACCAGGAGCTGACGCTGGCGGTCGTGCCTTCGGAGGTGCCGGAGGACCCGTCCCTGGACGATCCGTCGCTCTACTTCAACCGGGAACTGAGCTGGATCGACTTCAACTCACGCGTCCTCTTCCAGGCCATGGACGAGCGGGTTCCGCTGCTGGAGCGCGTCCGGTTCGTCGCCATCACGGCCAACAACCTCGACGAGTTCTACCGCAAGCGGATCGGGGGCCTCAAGCGCCAGCTCGGCGCAGGCGTCCGCGCGCTCTCGCCCGACGGGCGGACGCCGCGGGAGCAACTGGACCTCTCGACCGACGCCGCGCTCGCCATGCAGCGCGAGCTGTCGCGCCTCTGGGAGGACGAACTCCGTCCCGACCTCGCCGAGGCGGGCGTGGTGGTCCGCGAGTACGACGACCTCGAAGACGAGGAGCAGGCCGCCCTCGACCGCATCTTCCGGGAGACCATCTTCCCGATCCTGACGCCGCTGGCCGTCGACTCGGGGCATCCGTTCCCGTTCATCTCCAACCTGTCGCTGTCGCTCGCGGTCACGCTCCGCCACCCGACCCGCGGCACCGAGCACTTCGCCCGGCTCAAGGTGCCGACGGGCCGGGGGCGCTTCCTGGAGGTCGAGGGCACCGACCACCATGTGGTCGCGGTGGAGGACGTGATCGCCAACAACGCCGAGGAGCTGTTCCGCGGCATGGAGGTCGAGGGCGTCTACGCCTTCCGCGTCACCCGCAACGCGAGCGTCGACCGGAGTGAGGAGGAGGCCGACGACCTGCTGGCGATGATCTCCGAAGAACTCCGCGAGCGCAAGTTCTCCGAGGTGGTCCGCCTGGAGGTCGAGCACCACATGCCCGAGCGTGTCCGCGAGCTGCTCTGCCGCGAGCTCAACCTGACCGAGTCCGAGGACGTGGTGGAGGTGGATGGGCTGCTCGACCTGTCGGGCCTCTTCTCGCTGGCCGACACGGACCGCCCGGACTTGAAGGACCTGCCCTGGGAGCCCGTGGTGCCCATCCGCCTGCGGCACATGGTGCTGGAGGACGACGAGGACATGTTCTCCGTCATCCGCAAGGGCGACCTGCTGGTCCATCACCCGTACGAAAGCTTCGCGGCGACCACCCAGCGCTTCATCGAGGAGGCCGCCGAGGACCCCAAGGTGCTCGCCATCAAGTTGACGCTCTACCGGACGAGCCAGGACAGCCCCATCGTCCGCGCCCTCATCCGGGCCGCCGAGGCGGGCAAGCAAGTGGCCGCGCTGGTGGAACTCAAGGCGCGCTTCGACGAGGAGAACAACATCGAGTGGGCGCAGAAGCTGGAGCGGACCGGGGCGCACGTCGCCTACGGACTGGTCGGGCTCAAGACCCACGCCAAGACGACGCTCGTGGTCCGCGAGGAGGCGGGCGGACTGAAGACGTACGCGCACCTCGGGACGGGCAACTACAACCCGAGCACGGCGCGCTTCTACACCGACTTCGGGCTGTTCACGTGCCGCGAGGACATCGGTGAGGACCTCGTGGGGCTGTTCCACTTCCTGACCGGCTACGCGCCCGAGCAGGAGTACCAGTCGCTGGCGGTGGCGCCCCGTGACCTGCGGCCGCGGTTCGTGGAACTGATCCGCCGCGAGATCGAGCACGCGAAGGCCGGGCGGAAGGGCCGCATCATCGCCAAGATGAATGCGCTCGACGACGTGGGCATCATCCAGGAACTCTACAAGGCCAGCCAGGCAGGCGTCCGGGTCGACCTCATCATCCGGGGCCACACGCGGATGCGGCCGGGGGTCCCCGGCGTGTCCGAGAACGTCCGGATCGTGTCGATCGTGGGGCGTTTTCTGGAACACAGCCGCATCTACTACTTCCACAACGGCGGCGATCCGGACATCCTCATCGGCTCGGCCGACTGGATGCGCCGCAACCTCGACGACCGCGTCGAGGTGGTGCTCCCGGTCGAGGACGAGACGGCGCGCGCCCGCTTGAAGCGAACGCTCAAGTTCTGCCTCGATGACAACCGTCAGGCCTGGGACCTCGGTCCGGACGGGCGGTACTCGCTGCGCTGGCCCGCCGAGGACGAGCCCGTCCGCGCCTTCCACGATACGCTCATGCACCGCGCCAAACGCCGCACCGAGGAGGACGACGCGGCATGGTCGTTCTAG
- a CDS encoding YihY/virulence factor BrkB family protein: protein MHPSLTDLKSLVLTTVREVADDDVPSLAAAIAYYTVFSLPPLLVLLVGLAGAVLGPERIVEGITAQVGSAVGPDGADAVRTMIQNASMTGTSLGSKVLGLGALLFGATGAFGQLQKALNRAWEVDESTEEGGLVGILVKRVLSFGMVVTVAFFLLVSLVLSAVLSALGDVATSALGGGAVGFGLRVANVVVGLAMTAGLFAVVFRVLPDVKLAWRDVGVGAAVTAILFTLGKSALAVYLANADPGSAFGAAGALALLLVWIYYSALILLVGAEFTQAWSCWAREHRGADGGGSPVHPVALPRDPAPY, encoded by the coding sequence ATGCACCCCTCTCTAACAGACCTCAAGTCGCTCGTCCTGACGACCGTCCGCGAGGTGGCCGACGACGACGTGCCGTCGCTCGCTGCCGCCATCGCCTACTACACCGTGTTCTCGCTTCCCCCACTGTTGGTCCTGCTGGTCGGGCTGGCGGGCGCGGTGCTCGGCCCGGAGCGCATCGTCGAGGGGATCACGGCCCAGGTCGGCTCCGCCGTCGGCCCCGACGGTGCGGATGCGGTGCGGACCATGATCCAGAATGCCAGCATGACGGGGACGAGCCTCGGCTCGAAGGTGCTCGGCCTGGGAGCGCTCCTGTTCGGCGCCACGGGCGCGTTCGGACAGCTTCAGAAGGCCCTCAACCGGGCCTGGGAGGTGGACGAGTCCACAGAGGAGGGCGGCCTCGTCGGCATCCTTGTCAAGCGCGTCCTGTCGTTCGGGATGGTGGTGACCGTCGCGTTCTTCCTGCTCGTGTCGCTGGTGCTCTCGGCCGTGCTCTCCGCCCTCGGCGACGTGGCGACCTCGGCGCTGGGAGGGGGCGCGGTTGGGTTCGGGCTCCGCGTGGCGAACGTGGTCGTCGGCCTGGCGATGACGGCGGGATTGTTCGCCGTCGTGTTCCGGGTGCTGCCGGATGTCAAGCTCGCGTGGCGCGACGTCGGGGTAGGGGCGGCCGTGACGGCGATCCTGTTCACGCTCGGCAAATCGGCGCTGGCGGTGTATCTGGCCAACGCCGACCCCGGCTCGGCCTTCGGGGCCGCCGGGGCGTTGGCCCTGCTGCTCGTCTGGATCTACTACTCGGCGCTGATCCTGCTGGTCGGGGCCGAGTTCACCCAGGCATGGTCGTGCTGGGCACGCGAGCACCGCGGGGCGGACGGCGGGGGATCGCCCGTCCACCCGGTCGCGCTTCCACGGGACCCGGCGCCATACTGA